The following are encoded together in the Alphaproteobacteria bacterium genome:
- the ccoN gene encoding cytochrome-c oxidase, cbb3-type subunit I — protein sequence MSVAEAPSAPHSALTTARPGTAVRGLVRVAGEEDQVENVIRAFVIATCFWGVAAFAVGVLIALQLAIPQLNLDLEWTTFGRLRPLHTSAAIFAFGGTALIGSSLYIVQRTCHTRLFGGEPAGWFIFWGYQLFIVMAATGYLMGVTQSKEYAEPEWYVDLLLTVVWVVYLIVFLGTLMKRRERHIYVANWFLLSFIVTVAMLHIVNNAAVPVSVFGAKSYIVWAGVQDAMTQWWYGHNAVGFFLTAGFLGMMYYFIPKAANRPVYSYRLSIIHFWALIFLYIWAGPHHLHYTALPDWAQSLGMVFSVMLWMPSWGGMINGLMTLSGAWDKLRTDPSLRFTVTSVGFYGMSTFEGPMMSIKQVNGLSHYTDWTIGHVHSGALGWNAFITFGVLYYLVPVLWGRKEIYSRALVAWHFWTATLGIVLYITAMWVSGIMQGLMWRAYDELGFLQYSFIETVEAMKPFYFIRALGGVLFLTGALIMIYNLWRTVTSGEKAEKPVRLAVAAAA from the coding sequence ATGTCCGTTGCCGAAGCACCCAGCGCCCCGCATTCCGCCCTGACCACCGCGCGACCCGGCACCGCCGTGCGGGGCCTCGTTCGCGTGGCGGGCGAGGAGGACCAGGTCGAGAACGTCATCCGAGCCTTCGTCATTGCGACCTGCTTCTGGGGCGTTGCGGCTTTTGCGGTCGGCGTGCTGATTGCCCTGCAGCTGGCGATCCCGCAGCTCAACCTCGACCTGGAGTGGACGACCTTCGGCCGGCTGCGCCCGCTGCACACCTCGGCGGCGATCTTCGCCTTCGGCGGCACGGCGCTGATCGGCTCCTCGCTCTACATCGTGCAGCGCACCTGCCACACCAGGCTGTTCGGCGGTGAGCCGGCCGGCTGGTTCATCTTCTGGGGCTACCAGCTTTTCATCGTGATGGCCGCCACCGGCTATCTGATGGGCGTCACCCAGAGCAAGGAGTACGCCGAGCCCGAATGGTACGTCGACCTGCTGCTGACCGTGGTCTGGGTGGTCTACCTGATCGTCTTCCTGGGCACCCTCATGAAGCGGCGCGAGCGCCACATCTACGTCGCCAACTGGTTCCTGCTGTCCTTCATCGTCACCGTGGCGATGCTGCACATCGTCAACAACGCCGCCGTGCCGGTGTCGGTCTTCGGCGCCAAGAGCTACATCGTCTGGGCCGGCGTGCAGGATGCGATGACGCAGTGGTGGTACGGCCATAACGCCGTCGGCTTCTTCCTCACCGCCGGCTTCCTGGGCATGATGTACTACTTCATCCCCAAGGCGGCGAACCGGCCGGTCTATTCCTACCGGCTGTCGATCATCCATTTCTGGGCCCTGATCTTCCTCTACATCTGGGCCGGCCCGCACCACCTGCACTACACCGCGCTGCCCGACTGGGCGCAGTCGCTCGGCATGGTGTTCTCGGTGATGCTGTGGATGCCGTCCTGGGGCGGCATGATCAACGGCCTCATGACGCTGTCAGGCGCCTGGGACAAGCTGCGCACCGATCCTTCGCTGCGTTTCACGGTCACCTCGGTCGGCTTCTACGGCATGTCGACCTTCGAGGGGCCGATGATGTCGATCAAGCAGGTCAACGGGCTCAGCCATTACACCGACTGGACCATCGGTCACGTGCATTCCGGAGCGCTGGGCTGGAACGCCTTCATCACCTTCGGTGTGCTGTACTACCTCGTGCCCGTCCTGTGGGGCCGCAAGGAAATCTACTCGCGCGCCCTGGTCGCCTGGCACTTCTGGACGGCGACGCTCGGCATCGTGCTCTACATCACCGCGATGTGGGTCAGCGGCATCATGCAGGGCCTGATGTGGCGTGCCTACGACGAGCTCGGCTTCCTACAGTATTCGTTCATCGAGACGGTCGAGGCGATGAAGCCCTTCTACTTCATCCGCGCGCTGGGCGGCGTGCTGTTCCTCACCGGCGCCCTGATCATGATCTACAACCTCTGGCGCACCGTCACCTCGGGCGAGAAGGCGGAGAAGCCCGTCCGTCTCGCCGTGGCCGCCGCGGCCTGA
- a CDS encoding DUF2189 domain-containing protein: MSDPTVAEEAPPAARAIRGAPPEAVWRWLEKGWQDFRRAPTVGLAYGLGAVALSYAVCFGLVLGGKAELLLPATGGFFMLAPMIVSGLYDVSRRLEAGQPVSLWAALFAWRSSGQILLMGGVLLFLHIVWIRLALLLSALFLHGANPGLEGLVPLILGSGRGLALLVVGTIVGGGLALLSFYISAVSLPLIVDRDVSVPVAIARSINTVNENIHAMGLWAALIVVFAGIGIATAFIGLAIIVPVLAHATWHAYRELVPRGNRPAG; the protein is encoded by the coding sequence ATGTCGGACCCGACCGTGGCCGAGGAGGCCCCACCAGCCGCGCGCGCGATCCGCGGCGCGCCGCCCGAGGCGGTCTGGCGCTGGCTCGAGAAGGGCTGGCAGGACTTCCGCCGCGCACCCACCGTCGGCCTTGCCTATGGTCTGGGCGCCGTGGCGCTGAGCTACGCGGTCTGCTTCGGCCTGGTCCTGGGCGGCAAGGCCGAGCTGTTGCTGCCGGCGACCGGCGGCTTCTTCATGCTGGCGCCCATGATCGTCAGCGGCCTCTACGACGTCAGCCGTCGCCTTGAGGCCGGCCAGCCCGTCTCGCTGTGGGCGGCGCTGTTCGCCTGGCGCTCGTCGGGCCAGATCCTGCTGATGGGCGGCGTGCTGCTGTTCCTGCACATCGTCTGGATCCGGTTGGCGTTGCTGCTGTCGGCGCTCTTCCTGCACGGCGCCAACCCGGGCCTGGAGGGCCTGGTGCCGCTGATCCTCGGCTCGGGTCGCGGCCTGGCGCTGCTGGTCGTCGGCACCATCGTGGGCGGCGGGCTGGCGCTTCTCAGCTTCTACATCAGCGCCGTGTCGCTGCCGTTGATCGTCGACCGCGACGTCTCGGTGCCCGTCGCGATCGCGCGCAGTATCAACACGGTCAACGAGAACATCCACGCCATGGGCCTGTGGGCGGCGCTGATCGTAGTCTTCGCCGGCATCGGCATCGCCACGGCCTTCATCGGCCTCGCGATCATCGTTCCGGTGCTGGCGCACGCCACCTGGCACGCCTATCGCGAACTGGTGCCGCGTGGCAACCGACCCGCTGGCTAG
- a CDS encoding EamA family transporter, producing the protein MNRAAIVYALVAAALFGISTPATKLLLGSVDPFILAGLLYGGAGGGVAVLRVLRNRRRGSAKATEASLSRRDLPWLAGAIGAGGVLGPILLMLGLSRTEAAAASLLLTLEGVATALIAWFIFREHFDRRIALGMGCLVAGALVLSWSGEPSLSNAWGPLAIVGACLAWGIDNNLTRKVSLSDPLRIVELKGLVAGPMNVAVGLAAGGSLPAVELSAMAGIVGFLGYGISLALFVVALRHLGAARTGAYFSTAPFLGAIASLAVLGESLSLQLLAAGVLMGVGVWLHVTEHHVHEHVHEPMEHDHAHVHDEHHRHEHIPGDPPGEPHAHAHRHARLRHSHEHAPDMHHQHRH; encoded by the coding sequence ATGAACCGCGCCGCTATCGTCTACGCCCTGGTCGCCGCGGCCCTGTTCGGCATCTCGACTCCGGCGACCAAGCTGCTCCTGGGCAGTGTCGATCCGTTCATCCTCGCCGGCCTGCTCTATGGTGGGGCAGGTGGCGGCGTTGCCGTGCTGCGTGTGCTGCGCAATCGCCGCCGTGGCAGTGCGAAGGCGACGGAGGCCAGCCTCTCTCGACGGGACCTGCCCTGGCTCGCGGGTGCGATCGGGGCGGGTGGCGTCCTGGGGCCGATCCTGCTGATGCTGGGATTGTCGCGCACCGAGGCGGCTGCGGCATCGCTGCTGCTGACCCTAGAGGGCGTGGCCACCGCGCTGATCGCCTGGTTCATCTTCCGCGAGCATTTCGACCGCCGCATTGCGCTCGGCATGGGCTGTCTTGTGGCCGGCGCGCTGGTGCTGTCGTGGAGCGGCGAGCCGTCGCTGTCGAACGCCTGGGGACCGCTGGCGATCGTTGGCGCGTGCCTGGCATGGGGTATCGACAACAACCTGACCCGCAAGGTTTCACTGTCCGATCCATTGCGCATCGTCGAGCTCAAGGGACTCGTGGCCGGGCCGATGAACGTCGCGGTGGGGCTGGCGGCTGGCGGCTCCCTGCCGGCGGTCGAGCTGTCCGCGATGGCTGGAATCGTCGGCTTCCTCGGCTATGGAATCAGCCTGGCGCTGTTTGTCGTCGCCTTGCGCCATCTCGGTGCGGCGCGCACGGGTGCGTACTTCTCGACCGCGCCATTCCTCGGTGCCATCGCGTCGCTGGCCGTCCTGGGCGAGAGCCTGTCGCTGCAGCTTCTTGCCGCCGGTGTGCTGATGGGTGTCGGCGTGTGGCTGCACGTGACCGAGCATCATGTGCACGAGCACGTGCACGAGCCGATGGAGCACGACCATGCCCATGTTCACGACGAGCACCATCGGCACGAGCACATTCCCGGCGACCCGCCGGGAGAGCCGCACGCACATGCGCACCGACACGCGCGCTTGCGGCACTCACATGAGCACGCTCCCGACATGCATCATCAACACCGACACTAG
- a CDS encoding CPBP family intramembrane metalloprotease, whose translation MGAALVLFLLWMAATWLLEGRPRTLLRPDAVVDRLIYAAVANLLIGTLCTAIVLAIAVRSGTGSLDDAGYGASSPSFSWLALGAAAGILAFAARGAPSWDPIVIANVFAQVLPVSIAEALVCWSLIGGLLRPALGAPQWRAGAVAGIVASAFFGLYHFGHSPPFDSVIMVAFLSAVGLLTSVVFLVSRDIYATIIFHNFLATIGVADSLATSGQLHRMASPQGPLLALAALALLLLIALDVLLIRRVGRDRD comes from the coding sequence ATGGGCGCGGCACTGGTGCTGTTCCTGCTGTGGATGGCTGCGACATGGCTGCTGGAAGGGCGGCCGCGCACCTTGCTGCGGCCCGATGCCGTTGTGGATCGGCTGATCTATGCGGCAGTCGCGAACCTGCTGATCGGAACCCTCTGCACGGCCATCGTGCTGGCGATCGCGGTGCGCTCGGGTACTGGCAGCCTCGACGATGCCGGGTACGGCGCAAGTTCACCATCATTTTCGTGGCTGGCACTCGGCGCGGCAGCCGGGATTCTGGCCTTTGCAGCGCGCGGTGCGCCGTCATGGGACCCGATCGTGATCGCCAACGTGTTTGCTCAGGTCCTGCCCGTCTCCATCGCCGAAGCGCTGGTGTGCTGGTCGCTCATCGGCGGGCTCCTCAGGCCCGCGCTCGGTGCACCGCAATGGCGTGCCGGCGCCGTGGCGGGAATCGTCGCGAGCGCCTTCTTCGGGCTCTACCACTTCGGCCACAGTCCGCCTTTCGACTCGGTCATCATGGTTGCCTTCCTGTCGGCCGTCGGCCTGCTGACCAGCGTCGTCTTCCTCGTGTCGCGGGACATCTACGCGACGATCATCTTCCACAACTTCCTTGCGACGATTGGCGTGGCTGACTCCCTTGCCACCAGTGGCCAGCTTCACCGGATGGCGTCGCCTCAGGGACCACTTCTGGCGCTGGCTGCCCTCGCGCTCCTGCTGCTGATCGCCCTCGATGTGCTGCTGATCAGGCGGGTCGGTCGTGACCGCGATTGA
- a CDS encoding sulfite exporter TauE/SafE family protein → MHERDHGWDLAALLAGLPPETALYVALLVTGLVGGATHCLGMCGPFVLSRALGVASLLGAQQNSLWARLRVALLPGYHLGRMLTYAGFGAVAGGAAEGFARVSELDWSRGLFVGAAALLLVLGMIGGPARLHLPGGEWLARRVTRLAPAPGFLGDLTMGLGLGFLPCGLVLAALTASVSAGGALQGALAMASFALGTALPLSLLSGASAVVARRWRERLRRLTWPLLALNLAALGVWLAH, encoded by the coding sequence ATGCACGAGCGCGACCATGGCTGGGATCTTGCCGCGTTGCTGGCTGGCCTGCCGCCGGAGACGGCCCTCTACGTCGCATTGCTCGTTACTGGATTGGTCGGCGGTGCGACACACTGCTTGGGGATGTGCGGTCCCTTCGTCCTGTCGCGCGCGCTCGGCGTCGCGAGTCTGCTCGGTGCGCAGCAGAACAGCCTATGGGCGCGACTGCGCGTGGCCCTGCTGCCGGGCTATCACCTGGGCCGTATGCTCACATATGCCGGCTTTGGCGCAGTGGCCGGCGGCGCGGCGGAAGGCTTCGCCCGGGTCAGCGAGCTCGATTGGTCGCGCGGGCTCTTCGTCGGCGCCGCCGCGCTCCTGCTGGTGCTGGGGATGATCGGCGGACCCGCGCGCCTGCATCTGCCGGGCGGCGAATGGCTTGCCCGACGTGTGACCCGTCTGGCGCCGGCACCCGGTTTCCTCGGCGACCTGACGATGGGTCTCGGCCTGGGCTTCCTGCCATGCGGCCTGGTCCTGGCCGCGCTCACCGCTTCGGTCAGCGCCGGCGGCGCGCTCCAAGGCGCGCTGGCCATGGCCAGCTTCGCGCTGGGGACGGCGCTGCCGCTGTCGCTGCTCAGCGGCGCCAGCGCGGTGGTCGCTCGCCGCTGGCGCGAGCGCCTGCGCCGCCTGACCTGGCCGCTGCTGGCGCTCAACCTCGCCGCACTCGGCGTTTGGCTGGCGCATTGA
- a CDS encoding MBL fold metallo-hydrolase, protein MATLTLTCLGAAGTVTGSRHLLDGGRRRVLIDCGLFQGLKQLRLKNWAPFAVPPETIDGVVLTHAHLDHSGYLPKLVREGFRGPVYCTHATAELCRLLLLDSAKIQESDAAFANKHGFSKHRPALPLYDQADAERALERLVPIDFAVPIDLGFGARLMLRRAGHILGAATAEIEWGHRRIAFSGDLGRYGDPLMADPAPIGECEELVVESTYGDRLHARIDPAEALLAIVERTVGRGGTMLIPAFAVGRAQELLHLFWKLKRAGRIPLVPIYLDSPMATDAGDILQRHPEDHRLSPGDCRKAMAVARYVQTVEESRALSHSAIPKVVISASGMLTGGRVLHHLRAFGPDPRTTVLFAGFQAAGTRGAALLAGAMEVKMYGQLVPIRAEIDELPMLSAHADAGEIMRWLGGFRRPPRRTFIVHGEEQASAALAARIRQELGWRCVVPNEGQAQPLN, encoded by the coding sequence ATGGCGACACTGACCTTGACCTGTCTGGGCGCCGCGGGAACCGTCACCGGGTCGCGTCACCTGCTGGACGGAGGGCGCCGGCGCGTCTTGATCGACTGCGGCCTGTTTCAGGGCCTCAAGCAACTGCGGCTGAAGAACTGGGCGCCGTTTGCCGTACCGCCGGAAACGATCGACGGCGTGGTCCTGACGCACGCCCATCTCGACCATTCGGGCTATCTGCCGAAATTGGTGCGCGAGGGTTTTCGTGGCCCGGTCTACTGCACGCACGCCACGGCCGAACTGTGCCGGCTGCTGCTGCTCGACAGCGCGAAGATCCAGGAAAGCGATGCCGCCTTCGCCAACAAGCATGGCTTCTCGAAGCACAGGCCGGCGCTGCCGCTCTACGATCAGGCGGACGCCGAGCGCGCGCTCGAGCGGCTGGTGCCGATCGACTTCGCGGTGCCGATCGACCTGGGATTCGGTGCCCGGCTCATGCTGCGCCGCGCCGGCCACATCCTGGGGGCGGCGACGGCCGAGATCGAGTGGGGGCACCGCCGCATTGCGTTCTCCGGCGACCTCGGACGCTATGGCGACCCGCTGATGGCCGATCCGGCGCCGATCGGCGAATGCGAAGAGCTGGTGGTCGAATCGACCTATGGCGATCGGCTGCATGCGCGCATCGATCCGGCAGAGGCCTTGCTGGCGATCGTCGAGCGCACCGTGGGGCGCGGCGGCACAATGCTGATTCCGGCCTTCGCGGTCGGCCGTGCGCAGGAGTTGCTCCACCTGTTCTGGAAGCTCAAGCGGGCCGGACGCATCCCGCTTGTGCCGATCTACCTCGACAGCCCGATGGCGACAGACGCCGGCGACATCCTGCAGCGACACCCCGAAGACCACCGCCTGTCGCCGGGCGATTGCCGCAAGGCCATGGCGGTGGCGCGCTACGTCCAGACCGTGGAGGAGTCGCGCGCGCTCAGCCACAGCGCGATTCCCAAGGTCGTGATCTCCGCCAGCGGCATGCTCACCGGCGGACGAGTCCTGCACCACCTGCGCGCCTTTGGCCCCGACCCGCGCACCACCGTCCTGTTCGCGGGCTTCCAGGCCGCGGGCACGCGCGGGGCGGCGCTGCTGGCGGGCGCGATGGAAGTGAAGATGTACGGTCAGCTCGTTCCAATCCGCGCCGAGATCGACGAGCTGCCGATGCTGTCGGCGCACGCCGACGCGGGCGAGATCATGCGATGGCTCGGTGGCTTTCGCCGGCCACCGCGCCGCACCTTCATCGTCCATGGCGAGGAGCAGGCTTCGGCCGCCCTCGCCGCGCGCATCAGGCAGGAGCTGGGCTGGCGCTGCGTCGTGCCGAACGAAGGCCAAGCTCAGCCGCTGAACTGA
- a CDS encoding Hsp20/alpha crystallin family protein — protein sequence MANIAPKTPATAPARPFGAFGDIDRLFSRMSQGWPFSWSPEPATGEPRALRAFEHMPNVEVKENDRHYTLTVELPGLDEKDVKVTVNDDVVSITGEKKVERTDEKTHYTERSYGSFTRSFSLPADADRNGITASFAKGLLTLTIGKATNPAPRGKQIEIKQA from the coding sequence ATGGCCAATATTGCTCCGAAGACCCCCGCCACCGCTCCGGCGCGTCCGTTCGGCGCGTTCGGCGATATCGATCGTCTCTTCAGCCGCATGAGCCAGGGCTGGCCGTTCAGCTGGTCGCCCGAGCCGGCGACGGGCGAGCCGCGGGCGCTGCGCGCCTTCGAGCACATGCCGAATGTCGAGGTGAAGGAGAACGACAGGCACTACACGCTGACGGTGGAATTGCCCGGCCTCGACGAGAAGGACGTCAAGGTAACGGTCAACGACGACGTGGTGAGCATCACCGGCGAGAAGAAGGTCGAGCGCACCGACGAGAAGACCCACTATACCGAGCGCAGCTACGGCAGCTTCACCCGGTCCTTCTCCCTGCCGGCCGACGCCGACCGCAACGGCATCACCGCGTCCTTTGCCAAGGGCCTGCTGACGCTGACGATCGGCAAGGCGACCAACCCGGCGCCGCGCGGCAAGCAGATCGAGATCAAGCAGGCCTGA
- a CDS encoding translational machinery protein produces MSHYHAIVWIDHLEAKVFHFTPADAERTRIHSHAPHRHLHHRAGTRTGNRAPDDHEFFEAVIGALQGAKEWMVVGPGTAKTAFVTYVHERHPAQAPRIVHVEALDHPTDGELVRLARKRAVAVDRMLPT; encoded by the coding sequence ATGTCGCATTACCACGCGATCGTCTGGATCGATCACCTTGAGGCCAAGGTGTTCCACTTCACGCCGGCCGACGCCGAGCGGACACGCATCCACTCGCACGCACCGCACCGACACCTGCACCATCGCGCGGGGACGCGCACCGGCAATCGCGCGCCCGACGACCACGAATTCTTCGAGGCGGTAATCGGCGCGCTGCAGGGGGCGAAGGAGTGGATGGTGGTCGGGCCGGGCACGGCGAAGACCGCGTTCGTGACCTATGTCCATGAGCGTCACCCCGCCCAGGCGCCACGCATTGTCCACGTCGAGGCACTGGATCATCCGACCGACGGCGAGCTGGTGCGGTTGGCGCGCAAGCGCGCCGTCGCCGTCGACCGGATGCTGCCGACCTGA
- a CDS encoding Crp/Fnr family transcriptional regulator, giving the protein MGGHSAAFGHRSFDPDQTPAVRGRQTGFRRAVEAVGRRAGRVAQLQGLRRYCEIPDRRAQALPPHCAVCQARDQAICGVLDQHDLRDFAALSSHVRFSAGQTICDEGAPADWVFSLTSGVIGLHKGLPDGRRQTTGFLFAGDFVGLASRTVNTCGAEAITDVEACRFARSRFEAHLEEHPELRTRLLRMTVDELSSAHAQMLLLGRKTARERVASFLLQLADRATVRRVPANPVQLPMKRAAIADYLGLTIETVSRTLTSLVRLGVIEMASVGVVRILAMATLREIADGR; this is encoded by the coding sequence ATGGGTGGACACAGCGCGGCATTTGGCCACCGCTCATTTGATCCAGATCAAACGCCAGCTGTTCGCGGAAGGCAAACTGGCTTTCGAAGGGCCGTGGAGGCCGTCGGAAGAAGGGCCGGACGCGTGGCGCAGCTGCAAGGACTACGACGATACTGCGAGATCCCGGACCGTCGCGCCCAGGCGCTGCCGCCGCACTGCGCCGTGTGCCAGGCGCGCGATCAGGCCATATGCGGCGTTCTGGACCAACACGACCTGAGGGACTTCGCCGCCTTGTCGAGCCATGTCCGGTTCAGCGCCGGCCAGACGATCTGCGACGAGGGCGCGCCGGCCGACTGGGTCTTCAGCCTCACGAGCGGCGTGATCGGTTTGCACAAGGGGCTGCCCGATGGCAGGCGCCAGACCACCGGCTTCCTGTTTGCCGGCGATTTCGTCGGGCTGGCCTCGCGGACCGTCAACACCTGCGGCGCCGAGGCCATCACCGACGTCGAGGCCTGCCGCTTCGCGCGGTCCCGCTTCGAAGCCCATCTTGAGGAGCATCCGGAGTTGCGCACGCGCCTGCTGCGCATGACGGTGGACGAGCTGTCGTCGGCGCACGCCCAGATGCTGCTGCTGGGCCGCAAGACGGCGCGCGAGCGGGTCGCCAGCTTCCTCCTGCAGCTCGCCGACCGCGCCACGGTGCGCCGTGTGCCGGCCAATCCCGTCCAGCTGCCGATGAAGCGGGCGGCCATCGCCGACTATCTGGGCCTCACCATCGAGACGGTCAGTCGCACTCTCACCAGTCTTGTGCGGCTTGGCGTGATCGAGATGGCGAGTGTCGGCGTGGTGCGCATCCTTGCCATGGCGACCCTGCGCGAGATCGCCGACGGTCGATAG
- a CDS encoding AAA family ATPase, which translates to MLAVQGNPHPSTAHVVEDQDEVLVFLANPSTHAGTTGVTRIDTHGAIVFLAGEHAYKVKRAVKFPFMDLSTLARRREACEAELRINRPNAPEIYLDTIPIVRRDGALFLGGPGDVVEWAVHMRRFDESRTLDRIAERGGLTQDMLERMADAVVDSQARAERRSGIDVAADLRAIIDGNTESLAESPELFAPHRVSALGRRSRDAIIRLAPALAERAQAGLVRRCHGDLHLRNMVMLGERPALFDALEFSEALATIDVLYDVAFLLMDLIERDLGYEASFFFNRYLTGWGDERQLSGLAALPLFISVRAAIRAKVLAAGLAHLDDAGRKAACEAAGRYLALAGRALVPAEPRLVAVGGLSGTGKSTVSARLAAEIGCLPGAVHLRSDVVRKRLWGVNEFDRLPGAAYDAQASDRVYTTLRRQAALALAAGYSVVVDAVHQRPEERDALRALAARLGAGFAGLWLDAPVDTLVARVERRARDASDARADTVALQVGRASGDIDWCRIDAAGDRVAVLERARLALRAAA; encoded by the coding sequence ATGCTCGCCGTGCAGGGAAATCCTCACCCGTCGACCGCGCACGTCGTCGAGGACCAGGACGAAGTGCTGGTCTTCCTCGCGAATCCGTCGACCCATGCGGGCACGACCGGCGTCACGCGCATCGACACGCATGGCGCCATCGTCTTTCTCGCCGGCGAGCACGCCTACAAGGTCAAGCGGGCCGTGAAGTTCCCGTTCATGGATCTCTCGACCCTGGCCAGGCGACGGGAGGCCTGCGAGGCGGAACTGCGGATCAATCGCCCGAACGCGCCGGAGATCTATCTCGACACCATCCCGATCGTACGCCGGGACGGAGCGTTGTTCCTGGGCGGGCCGGGCGACGTGGTGGAATGGGCTGTGCACATGCGGCGTTTCGACGAAAGCCGCACCCTGGACCGCATCGCCGAGCGGGGCGGCCTGACGCAGGACATGCTCGAACGGATGGCCGACGCGGTGGTCGACTCGCAGGCGCGCGCCGAGCGGCGCTCGGGCATCGACGTCGCCGCCGATCTGCGCGCGATCATCGACGGCAATACCGAGAGCCTCGCCGAGTCGCCGGAGCTGTTTGCGCCGCACCGCGTCAGCGCCCTGGGCCGCCGGTCGCGTGATGCCATCATTCGCCTCGCGCCCGCGCTGGCGGAGCGGGCGCAGGCGGGGCTGGTGCGCCGCTGCCACGGCGATCTGCATCTGCGCAACATGGTGATGCTGGGTGAACGGCCGGCCCTGTTCGACGCGCTGGAGTTCAGCGAGGCGCTGGCAACCATCGACGTGCTCTACGACGTGGCGTTCCTGCTGATGGACCTGATCGAGCGCGATCTGGGCTACGAGGCGAGCTTCTTCTTCAACCGCTACCTGACGGGTTGGGGCGACGAGCGCCAGCTGAGCGGTCTGGCGGCCCTGCCGCTGTTCATCAGTGTGCGCGCCGCGATCCGCGCCAAGGTGCTCGCCGCGGGCCTGGCGCACCTCGACGACGCCGGGCGCAAGGCCGCATGCGAGGCCGCCGGACGCTACCTCGCGCTGGCCGGGCGCGCGCTGGTGCCGGCCGAGCCACGGCTGGTCGCCGTTGGCGGATTGTCCGGTACGGGCAAGAGCACGGTGTCGGCGCGTCTGGCGGCGGAGATCGGCTGCCTGCCGGGCGCGGTCCATCTGCGCAGCGATGTCGTACGCAAGCGTCTGTGGGGCGTGAACGAGTTCGATCGCCTGCCCGGTGCGGCCTACGATGCGCAGGCCAGCGACAGGGTCTACACGACGCTTCGCCGGCAGGCTGCGCTCGCGCTCGCCGCGGGTTACAGCGTGGTCGTCGATGCCGTGCACCAGCGCCCGGAGGAGCGCGATGCGCTGCGCGCGCTGGCGGCGCGGCTGGGCGCCGGCTTCGCCGGCCTGTGGCTCGACGCGCCTGTCGATACGCTGGTTGCGCGCGTCGAGCGGCGCGCGCGCGACGCCTCGGACGCCAGGGCCGACACCGTGGCGCTGCAGGTCGGCCGCGCGAGCGGCGACATCGACTGGTGCCGCATCGATGCCGCCGGCGACCGGGTCGCCGTGCTCGAGCGCGCCCGCCTCGCGCTGCGTGCCGCAGCCTGA